In the genome of Macrobrachium nipponense isolate FS-2020 chromosome 34, ASM1510439v2, whole genome shotgun sequence, one region contains:
- the LOC135207709 gene encoding uncharacterized protein LOC135207709: protein MQSNRIILACSPLLQSARQATYIVQHLLSGAIYQHSRMTSLKTSILRLLLFVCFWASASSECDSDQIACSNGDGCVRYHYICDNDDDCQDNSDEDADLCYAWKTHNCTRGQTSCTRNGATSCVPIMSYCLMDAPPCKGGIDRRVCEMLRGGILTELSNFVASDPVSESSLNRSELLADKFRELIPNTLSHDGCPQMYTKLGEQCLSLFYLGKISWSESREFCTMIKGELITLPDIVHYAKVVQHLQQYEITSDFWIGGTMEREEQGWTWIDGASIHKGSPFWATRYSPVCVNRNVTASRSDQVCYEYEQAPKAGGVTEQCLSLSFEHYFHMLDSDCMEKKSPLCVYKGEKVE, encoded by the exons ATGCAATCGAACCGTATCATTCTGGCCTGCAGTCCCTTACTGCAGTCAGCACGACAAGCAACCTACATAGTTCAGCATCTCCTCTCAGGAGCCATCTATCAACACTCGAGGATGACTTCCCTCAAGACGAGCATCTTGCGCCTTCTCCTTTTTGTCTGCTTCTGGGCCTCAG CTTCATCGGAATGCGACAGTGACCAGATCGCCTGCTCCAACGGGGACGGATGCGTGAGGTATCATTACATCTGCGACAACGATGACGATTGCCAGGACAACTCCGACGAAGACGCGGATTTGTGCTAT GCCTGGAAGACCCACAACTGTACCAGGGGCCAGACGTCCTGCACGAGGAACGGGGCCACCAGCTGCGTCCCTATCATGAGCTACTGCCTGATGGACGCCCCCCCTTGCAAAGGAGGCATCGACAGACGTGTCTGCGAG ATGCTTAGAGGAGGAATCCTAACTGAGTTGAGCAACTTTGTCGCGTCAGATCCTGTCTCAG AAAGCAGCCTGAACAGATCTGAGCttctggcagacaagttcagggAACTGATCCCCAACACACTCAGTCACGATGGCTGTCCCCAGATGTACACCAAGTTGGGAGAGCAGTGTCTCTCCTTGTTCTACCTGGGCAAG ATAAGCTGGTCTGAGTCACGAGAATTCTGTACCATGATTAAGGGCGAATTGATCACCTTACCTGACATAGTTCACTACGCAAAGGTCGTCCAACACCTTCAGCagtatg AGATCACTTCTGATTTCTGGATTGGTGgtacgatggagagagaggagcagggcTGGACTTGGATAGACGGCGCCTCTATTCACAAAGGATCACCATTCTGGGCCACAAG GTACAGCCCCGTCTGCGTCAACCGCAATGTGACGGCATCCAGGTCGGACCAGGTTTGCTACGAGTACGAGCAAGCTCCAAAAGCTGGTGGTGTCACAGAACAGTGTCTCAGCCTCTCCTTCGAACACTACTTTCACATGTTAGATAGTGACTGCATGGAGAAGAAGAGCCCACTTTGCGTCTATAAGGGTGAGAAAGTGGAGTGA